A single region of the Branchiostoma lanceolatum isolate klBraLanc5 chromosome 1, klBraLanc5.hap2, whole genome shotgun sequence genome encodes:
- the LOC136425189 gene encoding uncharacterized protein — protein MRSPGQSRVCTSARMKTVSGLSLVLNCCLLGVVIFLPVTVLHLKLSVSQPEEKTTWTLEVNVKNLHNQSDDMQATATSKIPVKKWRDSLLCGPRYPAEDGSPAECNPDSYNPCCSLHGWCDRTPEHCDCVGCIDYRKRRTP, from the exons ATGAGAAGCCCTGGTCAGTCCCGAGTCTGCACCAGCGCCAGGATGAAAACCGTTTCCgggctgtccctagtgctgaactgcTGTCTGCTGGGAGTTGTTATCTTTCTGC CGGTGACAGTGTTGCACCTGAAGCTGTCAGTCAGCCAGCCAGAAGAGAAGACAACTTGGACGCTAGAGGTCAACGTCAAGAATCTGCACAACCAATCAGACGACATGCAAGCCACGGCTACTTCAAAAA TCCCTGTAAAGAAGTGGCGCGATAGTCTTCTATGTGGACCACGCTACCCCGCAGAGGATGGCAGCCCGGCCGAATGCAACCCCGACAGCTATAACCCCTGCTGTTCCCTCCACGGCTGGTGTGACAGGACGCCTGAGCACTGTGACTGTGTCGGCTGTATCGACTACCGGAAACGCCGTACtccgtga